One segment of Solanum stenotomum isolate F172 chromosome 1, ASM1918654v1, whole genome shotgun sequence DNA contains the following:
- the LOC125868099 gene encoding uncharacterized protein LOC125868099, producing MTTGEGTKEEMEGRTIERYSKIKHGSWLDQFRHGSNPWMARYLYAILFLIANLLAWAVRDYGHSILKEMKRLKGCNGGEDCMGAEGVLRVSLGCSLFYFAMFLSTAGTSKLNDRRELWHSGWWSAKLFMNISLIVLPFLLPAEIISIYGQVAHFGAGVFLLIQLISIISFITWLNDFCHSEKYAVRCHVQMMLLATVAYVICILGIILMYIWYTPQPSCLLNIFFISWTLVLLQLMTSVSLHPKVNAGFLTPGFMGLYVVFLCWSAIRSEPAEERCIRKAESPTGKGDWFTIISFVVAVLTIVIATFSTGIDSKCFQFKKDDAPEEDDVPYGYGFFHFVFATGAMYFAMLLIGWNPNHTMKKFTIDVGWTSTWVRVVNEWLAVCVYIWMLVAPIIWKSRQVATSNV from the exons ATGACAACAGGTGAAGGCACTAAAGAAGAAATGGAGGGAAGAACTATTGAGAGATATAGCAAGATCAAGCACGGTTCCTGGTTAGACCAATTTCGACATGGCTCTAATCCTTGGATGGCTAGATATCTTTACGCCATATTGTTTCTCATTGCTAATTTATTAGCTTGGGCTGTTCGTGATTATGGCCATAgcattttgaaagaaatgaaga GACTTAAAGGATGTAATGGTGGTGAAGACTGTATGGGTGCAGAAGGAGTATTGAGAGTAAGCTTGGGGTGTTCT CTATTCTATTTCGCCATGTTCCTATCTACAGCTGGTACTTCGAAATTAAATGACCGCAGAGAATTATGGCACTCAGGATGGTGGTCTGCCAAGCTTTTCATGAATATTTCTCTAATTGTACTACCCTTTCTTCTTCCAGCAGAGATTATTTCAATCTATG GCCAGGTTGCGCATTTTGGTGCTGG GGTATTTTTACTAATCCAGCTTATAAGTATAATCAGTTTTATCACATGGCTCAACGATTTCTGTCATTCTGAGAAATATGCTGTGAGATG CCACGTCCAAATGATGTTACTTGCAACAGTTGCATATGTTATATGCATCCTCGGGATCATCTTAATGTACATTTGGTATACGCCTCAACCATCGTGCCTTCTTAATATCTTCTTCATCTCCTGGACATTAGTACTCCTCCAACTCATGACCAGTGTTTCTCTCCACCCCAAA GTGAATGCCGGTTTCCTGACTCCAGGTTTTATGGGGCTATATGTGGTGTTCCTCTGCTGGTCTGCCATCAGAAG TGAACCTGCAGAAGAGAGATGCATCCGGAAAGCAGAATCGCCAACTGGAAAAGGAGACTGGTTCACCATCATA AGCTTTGTTGTAGCGGTCCTCACAATTGTCATCGCGACATTTTCTACTGGAATTGATTCAAAATGCTTTCAG TTCAAGAAGGATGATGCACCAGAAGAAGATGATGTACCATATGGTTATGGATTCTTTCATTTTGTCTTTGCGACAGGAGCTATGTATTTTGCAATGCTATTAATTGGATGGAATCCTAATCACACCATGAAGAA GTTTACAATAGATGTTGGTTGGACAAGTACTTGGGTAAGGGTAGTGAATGAATGGCTTGCAGTTTGTGTTTACA TATGGATGCTCGTGGCTCCGATTATATGGAAAAGCAGGCAAGTAGCAACATCAAATGTGTGA
- the LOC125868072 gene encoding pentatricopeptide repeat-containing protein At3g49170, chloroplastic-like has protein sequence MITLSLPSPAKFIPPSPKSKNLKSRRIRNPDFEALKDTLIRQANVGNLKQAISTLDHISQMGFTPDLTSYTVLLKSCIRTRNFQIGQLLHSKLNDSPLEPDTILLNSLISLYSKMGSWDTAEKTFESMGEKRDLVSWSAMISCYAHCGMELESVFTFFDMVEFGEYPNQFCFSAVIQACCSAELGWVGLAIFGFVIKTGYFESDICVGCALIDLFAKGFSDLRSAKKVFDRMPERNLVTWTLMITRFSQLGASRDAVRLFLEMVSEGFVPDRFTFSGVLSACAEPGLSLLGRQLHGRVIKSRLSADVCVGCSLVDMYAKSTMNGSMDDSRKVFDRMADHNVMSWTAIITGYVQSGHYDMEAIKLYCRMIDSAVKPNHFTFSSLLKACGNLSNPAMGEQIYNHAVKLGLASVNCVANSLISMYAKSGRMEEARKAFDLLFEKNLVSYNIIVDGYSKNLDSAEAFELFSHLDSEVGVDTFTFASLLSGAASVGAVGKGEQIHARVLKAGIQSNQSVSNALISMYSRCGNIEAAFQVFEGMEDRNVISWTSIITGFAKHGFAHRAVELFNQMLEDGIKPNEVTYIAVLSACSHVGLVDEGWKYFDSMSIDHGITPRMEHYACMVDLLGRSGSLEKAVQFIKSLPLNVDALVWRTLLGACQVHGNLQLGKYASEMILEQEPNDPAAHVLLSNLYASRGQWEEVAKIRKDMKEKRMVKEAGCSWIEAKNSVHKFYVGDTKHPKAKEIYEKLGKVALKIKEIGYVPNTDLVLHEVEDEQKEQYLFQHSEKIALAFGLISTSKQKPIRIFKNLRVCGDCHNAMKFISVAEGREIIIRDSNRFHHIKDGLCSCNDYW, from the coding sequence ATGATAACTCTCTCTCTTCCCTCTCCCGCCAAATTCATCCCTCCTTCTCCCAAATCCAAAAACCTCAAATCCCGTCGAATTAGGAACCCTGATTTCGAAGCTCTGAAGGATACTTTGATTCGACAAGCCAATGTTGGAAATCTTAAGCAAGCAATCTCGACGCTTGATCACATTTCTCAAATGGGTTTTACCCCTGACCTCACCTCCTATACAGTTCTCCTCAAATCTTGCATCAGGACCCGAAATTTCCAAATTGGGCAACTTCTACACTCTAAACTCAACGATTCGCCACTCGAACCGGACACCATTCTTCTTAACTCGTTGataagtttatattctaaaatgGGCAGTTGGGATACTGCTGAAAAGACTTTCGAGAGCATGGGTGAGAAGCGGGATTTGGTTTCTTGGAGTGCAATGATTTCGTGCTATGCTCATTGTGGTATGGAGTTGGAATCCGTGTTTACTTTCTTTGATATGGTGGAGTTTGGGGAGTACCCGAATCAGTTCTGCTTCTCTGCGGTGATTCAGGCATGTTGTAGTGCGgagttgggttgggttgggttggcgATATTTGGGTTTGTGATTAAAACTGGGTATTTTGAGTCGGATATTTGTGTTGGGTGTGCACTGATTGATTTGTTTGCTAAAGGGTTTAGTGATTTGAGGTCAGCTAAGAAAGTGTTCGATAGAATGCCTGAGAGGAATCTTGTTACTTGGACTTTGATGATTACTAGATTTTCACAACTTGGTGCTTCAAGGGATGCTGTTAGACTGTTCTTGGAAATGGTTTCTGAAGGATTTGTCCCTGATAGGTTTACGTTTAGTGGTGTTTTATCAGCTTGTGCTGAGCCAGGGTTGTCtttgcttgggaggcaactgCATGGTCGGGTGATTAAGTCTAGGTTGTCTGCAGATGTTTGTGTCGGGTGCAGTTTGGTGGACATGTATGCAAAAAGTACGATGAATGGATCCATGGAtgattcaagaaaggtttttGATCGGATGGCTGATCATAATGTCATGTCTTGGACTGCTATTATAACTGGATATGTGCAAAGCGGACACTACGATATGGAAGCTATTAAATTGTACTGTAGGATGATAGATAGTGCAGTTAAACCAAACCATTTTACATTTTCTAGTCTTTTAAAGGCATGTGGAAATCTTTCGAATCCTGCTATGGGCGAACAGATCTATAATCATGCAGTGAAATTGGGTCTTGCATCTGTGAACTGTGTAGCCAACTCTCTAATTAGCATGTATGCCAAGTCTGGTAGGATGGAAGAAGCCCGAAAAGCTTTCGATCTTCTGTTTGAGAAGAATTTAGTTTCTTATAACATAATAGTTGACGGATATTCAAAGAATTTGGATTCTGCAGAAGCTTTTGAACTTTTCAGCCATTTAGACTCTGAAGTTGGGGTTGATACTTTCACGTTTGCTAGTTTATTGAGTGGAGCTGCAAGTGTAGGTGCAGTTGGAAAGGGAGAGCAGATCCATGCTCGGGTCTTAAAAGCAGGGATCCAGTCCAACCAATCTGTCTCCAATGCTTTGATATCTATGTATTCTAGATGCGGTAATATAGAGGCTGCTTTTCAAGTTTTTGAAGGAATGGAAGATAGAAATGTAATATCTTGGACTTCAATTATAACAGGTTTTGCAAAACATGGATTTGCCCACAGAGCTGTGGAATTGTTCAATCAAATGCTTGAGGATGGTATAAAACCAAATGAAGTCACATACATTGCTGTTTTATCAGCTTGTAGCCATGTTGGTTTAGTTGATGAGGGATGGAAATATTTTGACTCAATGTCAATAGATCACGGGATAACTCCAAGGATGGAACATTATGCATGCATGGTTGATTTGTTAGGCCGATCAGGCTCTCTTGAAAAGGCTGTTCAGTTTATCAAATCACTGCCCTTGAATGTTGATGCTCTTGTTTGGCGCACCTTGCTTGGGGCTTGCCAGGTGCATGGTAATTTACAACTGGGGAAGTATGCCTCAGAAATGATTCTTGAACAGGAGCCAAATGATCCAGCAGCACACGTCTTACTATCTAACTTGTATGCTTCGAGGGGTCAATGGGAGGAGGTAGCAAAGATCAGAAAAGAcatgaaagaaaagagaatGGTGAAGGAAGCTGGATGTAGTTGGATAGAAGCTAAAAATAGTGTCCACAAGTTTTATGTAGGCGACACAAAGCATCCCAAAGCAAaggagatatatgaaaaattaggTAAGGTAGCACTTAAAATAAAGGAGATAGGCTATGTTCCTAACACAGACTTGGTGCTTCACGAGGTGGAGGATGAACAAAAGGAGCAATATCTTTTCCAGCACAGTGAGAAAATTGCTTTGGCCTTTGGTCTTATTAGCACATCCAAACAAAAGCCCATCagaatattcaaaaatcttcGAGTATGTGGAGATTGCCATAATGCGATGAAGTTCATATCAGTAGCAGAGGGAAGAGAGATAATCATTAGAGATTCTAATCGTTTTCACCATATTAAAGATGGACTCTGCTCCTGCAATGACTATTGGTGA